One Ostrinia nubilalis chromosome 6, ilOstNubi1.1, whole genome shotgun sequence genomic region harbors:
- the LOC135072679 gene encoding O-acyltransferase like protein-like: MILLFKLFLSALCIVVVNSNRNNVMDWDLYEEVIDLEQCGEQLAYIQNHTLLMSRFIDASFRFPPRSILKGNTRDTGSYFQCLDISHQTADMDIRGKYSVVQIPLQQDDFEFPTLPDIPEWPELPPLPNITWPIIPNPNSTEEESGESTEELFAKFHDYQMMRYGAHFLLGDGIEPRAAADSPLAGMQMELAMCIPKVCTSKYALDFVTNNATSNLTMTEAFVRLPNDKPWVAADYVAIVIFSIIGFLTVLSTGYDVRHTILLEKDPKRANKICTLFSVYTNTKNFFVFASNPNAITCLDGIRSFAMMWVIVGHTFVTQVTYIPENPLDILEFMKSFWGLWITSATITVDTFFMISGLLIVYTTAAKVSRRSLIRKIHLFYLNRILRMFPILAAMVLIEASFLHRTTDGPYWNVMTTNVNDCRTNWWSTLLFIQNWVNPLNQCLYHTWYLAVDMQLHIASPIILFWILGQRSFSAWCAMVASLVAAIVGATTYNFINNFQSAVIPLGRPAADLPVYLSSYYFHTLNRISPFIIGMMVGYVLHLYRGKTVRMPKALAGFLWLVAAAVSFMIIFTTYFNIQPDWDNQLADNIINSSIRPAWAVCIGWLVFACKSGYAGPINWVLSLHIFKILGRLSYAMYIVHFPLIFLMNATTLHPIYFAVNYSMYKFFVDFTLTVIAAFCLTIFIDAPLTSIIKIFLGGGSRPPLKVVPPSAPKDPELAFKAVDVVDNCLPNDYMAKTRM; the protein is encoded by the exons atgatcttattatttaaattatttttgagtGCACTCTGTATAGTTGTTGTAAATTCAAACCGCAACAATGTCATGGATTGGGATCTATATGAAGAAGTTATTGATTTGGAGCAATGTGGAGAACAACTGGCCTATATACAAAACCATACTTTGCTGATGAGTCGat TCATTGACGCCAGCTTCAGATTCCCCCCTAGAAGTATTCTCAAAGGCAACACGAGAGACACGGGGAGCTATTTCCAATGCCTCGACATCAGTCATCAGACAGCAGACATGGACATCAGAGGAAAGTACTCTGTTGTACAAATACCCTTACAACAAGACGACTTTGAGTTCCCAACTTTACCTGATATACCTGAATGGCCTGAATTACCCCCTTTACCGAATATCACCTGGCCTATTATTCCAAATCCAAATAGCACTGAAGAAGAATCAGGTGAATCCACTGAGGAACTGTTTGCCAAATTCCATGATTATCAGATGATGAGGTATGGTGCGCACTTTTTGCTGGGAGACGGCATCGAACCAAG AGCTGCAGCGGATAGTCCATTAGCTGGGATGCAAATGGAACTGGCTATGTGCATCCCAAAAGTGTGCACATCAAAGTACGCTTTGGATTTCGTGACTAACAATGCAACTAGCAACTTGACCATGACTGAAGCTTTCGTCCGACTTCCAAATGACAAGCCGTGGGTAGCTGCTGATTACGTGGCAAT agTTATATTCTCCATAATTGGTTTTTTGACTGTGTTGAGCACTGGATATGATGTCCGACATACAATACTACTTGAAAAAG atcCAAAGAGAGCCAATAAGATCTGCACGCTATTTTCTGTTTACACAAACACGAAAAACTTTTTCGTTTTCGCTTCGAATCCCAATGCGATTACTTGCCTTGATGGAATCCGCTCCTTCGCCATGATGTGGGTCATCGTGGGACACACTTTTGTCACACAAGTGACTTATATTCCAGAGAATCCTTTGGATATACTTGAA TTTATGAAGTCATTTTGGGGCTTATGGATCACTAGTGCAACCATCACCGTAGACACATTCTTCATGATCAGCGGTTTGCTTATTGTCTACACGACAGCAGCAAAAGTATCAAGAA GATCTTTGATAAGGAAAATCCACCTCTTCTACCTTAATCGTATTCTGCGTATGTTCCCAATATTAGCAGCTATGGTTCTGATCGAAGCTTCGTTCCTTCATAGAACCACAGACGGTCCATACTGGAACGTGATGACCACGAACGTCAACGATTGTAGAACGAATTGGTGGAGTACTTTGCTGTTTATACAGAATTGGGTCAATCCTTTGAACCAG tgccTGTACCATACCTGGTATCTTGCCGTGGACATGCAACTACATATTGCATCTCCCATCATATTGTTCTGGATCTTGGGACAGCGTTCCTTCAGTGCCTGGTGCGCCATGGTCGCATCTCTCGTCGCGGCAATTGTTGGAGCCACAACGTATAACTTTATCAACAATTTCCAATCTGCCGTTATTCCTTTAGG ACGACCTGCTGCAGATTTACCTGTTTATTTGAGCAGTTATTACTTCCACACATTAAACCGAATCTCGCCATTCATCATCGGAATGATGGTTGGGTACGTGCTTCACCTGTATCGTGGGAAGACAGTCAGGATGCCAAAA GCATTAGCTGGTTTCCTCTGGCTCGTAGCAGCAGCAGTATCATTCATGATCATCTTCACCACGTACTTCAACATTCAGCCTGACTGGGACAACCAGCTGGCTGATAACATCATCAACTCTTCGATTAGACCAGCCTGGGCTGTTTGCATTGGTTGGCTGGTCTTCGCGTGTAAGAGCGGCTATGCAG GTCCAATCAACTGGGTGTTATCGCTGCACATATTCAAGATCCTTGGCCGTCTCTCATACGCAATGTACATCGTACATTTCCCGTTAATATTTTTGATGAACGCCACTACACTTCATCCTATTTACTTCGCTGTGAATTACTCT aTGTACAAATTCTTTGTGGATTTCACACTGACCGTAATTGCGGCTTTCTGTTTGACCATATTCATAGATGCTCCTTTGACAAGCATTATCAAGATCTTCTTGGGTGgag GATCAAGACCACCATTAAAAGTGGTACCACCATCTGCACCGAAAGATCCAGAATTGGCTTTCAAAGCTGTGGACGTAGTGGACAACTGCTTACCAAATGATTACATGGCTAAGACGAGAATGTAA